One window from the genome of Sulfodiicoccus acidiphilus encodes:
- a CDS encoding 4Fe-4S dicluster domain-containing protein, protein MSYEEQGAVEEERRNLDSLPPEEREVALKYWREVKSDFRFDEYLRGCLNCGVCTSACPAAKFYDFGPREMIQYMMRDEADKIYEFVNKKVWACVQCYSCSMRCPFNNEIAGLIMVLREYAVKMGLKSAKEILAPYRRILYVVMTTGNQVTPNMIQPETFPDWGPQAVEEAKNMDLYRKAVPVDLLQRSDIGWHASLQTAVELMTIMIESGVLDSIRNVDQDLYDMIMDIYDERSQQLREIKEKYERGELNEDELPDSWLDL, encoded by the coding sequence ATGTCCTACGAGGAACAGGGAGCGGTGGAGGAGGAGCGCAGGAACCTCGATTCTCTCCCCCCAGAGGAGAGAGAGGTCGCCCTAAAGTATTGGAGGGAGGTGAAGTCCGACTTCAGGTTCGACGAGTACCTGAGGGGATGCCTGAACTGCGGCGTCTGCACTTCAGCATGTCCAGCGGCCAAGTTCTACGACTTCGGACCTAGGGAAATGATACAGTACATGATGAGGGACGAGGCCGATAAGATATACGAGTTCGTCAACAAGAAGGTGTGGGCCTGCGTTCAGTGCTACTCCTGTTCCATGAGGTGTCCCTTCAACAACGAGATCGCCGGGCTCATAATGGTGCTCCGGGAATACGCCGTCAAGATGGGCCTCAAGTCGGCCAAGGAGATACTGGCCCCCTATAGGAGGATCCTTTACGTAGTCATGACCACGGGAAACCAGGTTACCCCAAACATGATACAGCCAGAGACCTTCCCTGACTGGGGGCCACAGGCGGTAGAGGAGGCCAAGAACATGGACCTCTACAGGAAGGCCGTCCCTGTAGACCTCCTCCAGAGGTCTGACATAGGTTGGCACGCCTCCCTTCAGACTGCAGTGGAGCTCATGACAATAATGATAGAATCAGGCGTCCTAGACTCCATAAGGAACGTGGACCAGGACCTCTACGACATGATAATGGACATATACGACGAGAGGAGCCAGCAGCTCAGGGAGATAAAGGAGAAGTACGAGAGGGGAGAACTCAACGAGGACGAGCTTCCCGATAGTTGGCTAGATCTTTAA
- a CDS encoding CoB--CoM heterodisulfide reductase iron-sulfur subunit B family protein, translating to MMSQERKIEEELKDAFPYSDQVNWEEVYQRVIYRYSTPHGVQHVKEELHRLEDRGELIVHHIRPYNQPTEYQTINGEPKKIPTTKLWHHKSCGQCGHIPGYPTSVFWIMNKLETDYVDEPHQTSCTGWNYHASGASNPVALAGVFARNFWRSYEIDYFPLIHCGTSFGHYKEIRNMLVLHKEVREKLRPIMRKLDMDIVVPEEIVHYSEWMFVKSKEAARQRKYDLSSIKAAVHTPCHVYKLVPDDTIYDPSVFQGRRPAAPTGTVINMGAKIVDYSTWWDCCGFGFRHILTEREFTRSFALFKKVIPAVEEGHADVFVTSDTGCVTTLDKSQWAGKAHGLNYNLPVLADAQFVALAMGADPYTIGQIHWHATDVEGFLRKVGVPVDEYKEKFNQYLQDLKEGKADPNYLYRPHRKIDYYLALPDRVKWLKGGKQEGSS from the coding sequence ATGATGTCCCAGGAGAGGAAAATAGAAGAGGAGCTCAAGGATGCCTTCCCGTACTCGGATCAGGTGAACTGGGAGGAGGTGTACCAGAGGGTCATATACAGGTACAGTACCCCCCACGGAGTCCAGCATGTGAAGGAGGAGCTGCACCGCCTGGAGGACAGGGGGGAATTAATTGTCCACCACATAAGGCCCTACAACCAACCAACGGAGTACCAGACCATAAACGGCGAGCCCAAGAAGATACCTACTACCAAGCTCTGGCACCATAAGTCCTGTGGGCAGTGCGGTCACATCCCGGGCTATCCTACCTCCGTGTTTTGGATAATGAACAAGTTGGAGACCGACTACGTTGACGAGCCACACCAGACCTCGTGCACAGGGTGGAACTATCACGCCTCGGGCGCCTCGAATCCAGTCGCCCTAGCAGGGGTTTTCGCTAGGAACTTCTGGAGGAGCTACGAGATAGACTACTTCCCCTTGATCCACTGCGGCACGTCCTTCGGCCACTACAAGGAGATAAGGAACATGCTCGTCCTTCACAAGGAAGTCAGGGAGAAGCTCAGGCCCATAATGAGGAAGCTCGACATGGACATAGTAGTACCAGAGGAGATAGTCCACTACAGCGAGTGGATGTTCGTGAAGAGTAAGGAAGCCGCGAGACAGAGGAAGTACGATCTCTCCTCAATCAAGGCCGCTGTTCACACCCCTTGTCACGTGTATAAGCTAGTTCCTGACGATACGATATACGACCCCTCAGTCTTCCAAGGGAGGAGGCCAGCGGCGCCCACTGGCACTGTGATAAACATGGGTGCCAAGATAGTAGATTACTCCACCTGGTGGGACTGTTGCGGTTTCGGGTTCAGGCACATCCTCACCGAGAGGGAGTTCACGAGGTCCTTCGCGCTCTTCAAGAAGGTTATTCCAGCCGTCGAGGAAGGCCATGCGGACGTCTTCGTGACCTCCGACACGGGGTGTGTGACGACCTTGGACAAGAGCCAGTGGGCCGGGAAGGCTCACGGCCTCAACTACAACCTCCCCGTTCTCGCCGACGCCCAGTTCGTCGCCTTGGCCATGGGTGCAGATCCCTACACTATAGGACAGATCCATTGGCACGCCACGGACGTGGAGGGCTTCCTCAGGAAGGTGGGAGTTCCGGTAGACGAGTACAAGGAGAAGTTCAACCAATACCTGCAAGATCTCAAGGAAGGGAAGGCGGATCCCAATTACCTCTATAGGCCGCACAGGAAGATAGACTACTACCTGGCCCTTCCAGACAGGGTGAAGTGGCTTAAGGGAGGAAAGCAGGAGGGATCCAGTTGA
- a CDS encoding CoB--CoM heterodisulfide reductase iron-sulfur subunit A family protein, with amino-acid sequence MQLKKVLVVGGGPAGLSATKELASMGIEVLLVEKDPQLGGTPKKLHYSLLFPELRPASQVIDPLVKSATENGNVKVRLNSIVEAANQSESGFEVKVSEKGGRSSTEKVDAVIAASGFEHFDSRRKYEYGYGIIPNIYQISDIEKMLSENNLVTSTGKVPKRIAILLCVGSRDATVGNTYCSRVCCAVSIKQAMEIKQRIPDAVVHIYYMDIRTYGLMEDKLYWRSQLDYRVGYIRGRISEFMRGPNDTVVIKGEDTMNLNRALVVPYDMVILANGMELGLGSKQVAKVLGLEVEEHGFVKPADPDSMPVVSTRKGVFLAGALTGPKTISDSIMEGQAAAMKTFQYVTSGLWETPVKVEVAQH; translated from the coding sequence ATCCAGTTGAAGAAGGTGTTGGTTGTAGGAGGAGGCCCTGCTGGACTAAGCGCCACGAAGGAGCTCGCCAGCATGGGGATCGAGGTTTTGCTGGTGGAGAAGGACCCACAACTGGGAGGAACCCCGAAGAAGTTGCACTACAGCCTACTCTTCCCAGAGCTTAGACCGGCCTCCCAAGTCATAGATCCGCTCGTAAAGTCCGCGACCGAGAACGGTAACGTCAAGGTGAGGCTCAACAGCATAGTGGAGGCAGCGAACCAATCTGAGTCTGGCTTCGAAGTGAAGGTGTCGGAGAAGGGTGGTAGATCGTCCACGGAGAAGGTGGACGCCGTGATCGCGGCCTCAGGTTTCGAACACTTCGACTCCAGAAGGAAGTACGAGTACGGCTACGGCATAATTCCCAACATCTACCAAATATCGGACATTGAGAAGATGCTCTCCGAGAACAACTTAGTGACCTCCACAGGGAAGGTTCCCAAGAGGATAGCAATTCTCCTCTGCGTCGGTTCGAGGGACGCTACGGTGGGGAACACCTACTGTTCGAGGGTATGCTGCGCAGTATCCATCAAGCAGGCCATGGAGATAAAGCAGAGGATACCCGACGCCGTGGTACACATCTACTACATGGACATAAGGACGTACGGACTCATGGAGGACAAGTTATACTGGAGGTCTCAGCTCGACTACAGGGTCGGCTACATAAGGGGGAGGATATCTGAGTTCATGAGGGGACCCAACGACACCGTTGTCATAAAGGGCGAAGACACAATGAACCTCAACAGGGCGCTGGTAGTACCTTACGACATGGTGATCTTGGCCAACGGGATGGAGCTTGGGCTAGGTTCCAAACAGGTGGCCAAGGTATTGGGTCTGGAGGTGGAGGAGCACGGCTTCGTGAAGCCTGCGGACCCAGACTCCATGCCGGTAGTGTCCACAAGGAAGGGAGTGTTCTTGGCGGGCGCCTTAACTGGGCCGAAGACTATATCCGACTCGATCATGGAGGGGCAGGCCGCAGCCATGAAGACCTTCCAGTACGTGACGAGCGGGTTGTGGGAGACCCCAGTCAAGGTGGAGGTGGCCCAGCATTAG
- a CDS encoding 4Fe-4S dicluster domain-containing protein yields MPIPELEKPIIKGLISKDKAFIDGVEVDGTWNTFIVERTQTGYDQSIWDEVASTLEGVTISACWQCGTCTSGCTMREYDPQFGPRKFIDLARKGDRQALVELQDSLWRCVSCQKCTHRCPKGVMVEEVVHAIHHNLLRHGLVKKDPGTKFDELFLETVMRNGGRITELTLGAASAKAGFVTLSVKDLIKMGGTLLRSGLVKDLIKPSRVKKWEKVKGVLEEAMKEEVRLE; encoded by the coding sequence GTGCCAATCCCTGAATTGGAGAAGCCCATAATAAAGGGCCTCATATCCAAGGACAAGGCCTTCATAGACGGCGTCGAAGTAGACGGGACTTGGAACACTTTCATAGTGGAGAGGACCCAGACCGGTTACGATCAGAGCATCTGGGACGAGGTCGCGTCCACATTGGAGGGTGTTACCATAAGCGCTTGCTGGCAGTGTGGCACCTGCACTAGCGGGTGCACGATGAGGGAGTACGATCCCCAATTCGGGCCGAGGAAGTTCATCGATCTGGCAAGGAAGGGCGACAGACAGGCCCTAGTGGAGCTCCAGGACAGCCTCTGGAGGTGCGTATCGTGCCAGAAGTGCACCCACAGGTGCCCTAAGGGGGTGATGGTGGAGGAGGTGGTGCACGCCATACATCACAACCTGCTCAGGCACGGGCTAGTGAAGAAGGACCCTGGAACTAAGTTCGACGAACTGTTCCTCGAAACTGTAATGAGGAACGGCGGGAGGATAACGGAGCTGACGCTCGGTGCAGCCTCGGCCAAGGCGGGGTTCGTCACCCTCAGCGTCAAGGACCTGATCAAGATGGGAGGGACGTTGCTCAGATCTGGGCTGGTGAAGGACCTGATAAAGCCCAGCAGGGTCAAGAAATGGGAGAAGGTGAAGGGCGTCCTCGAGGAGGCCATGAAGGAGGAGGTGAGGCTGGAGTGA
- a CDS encoding CoB--CoM heterodisulfide reductase iron-sulfur subunit B family protein, translated as MSGDDGKNVYGKAVLYPGCSLDGLGKSYDVSLRLVTEDLGVPYEKVEDYNCCGALEVKNVNTMLGLLLPARNLSLAQSMGANTVVSACPGCHYSLSRAHYYVNRYGKVADKVNEKLKKMDEVPYEGKLTMAHAVEYIYNAAGVEEVKKRVRRPLTGLRVAPYYGCLYARPKQFLGTGYSPLKDDPERPYFMDELLRAVGAEVVQFEAKTTCCGGPHVYSDAEVAMHLEARILKEARRNGAELLVTDCPLGHVAIETNMDKIAKKYGEELRTPLAYFTQLLAFAFGHSPGEVLLTANLTDPMAVLRRFL; from the coding sequence GTGAGTGGAGACGACGGGAAGAACGTGTACGGAAAGGCCGTACTGTATCCAGGCTGCTCGCTCGATGGGCTCGGGAAGTCCTACGACGTCTCCTTGAGGCTGGTAACGGAGGACCTGGGAGTTCCCTACGAGAAGGTGGAGGACTACAACTGTTGCGGCGCGTTGGAGGTGAAGAACGTCAACACCATGCTCGGGCTCCTACTTCCAGCTAGGAACCTGTCCCTAGCTCAGTCCATGGGAGCCAACACGGTTGTGTCTGCCTGTCCCGGCTGTCACTACTCCCTCTCAAGGGCCCACTACTACGTCAATAGGTACGGGAAGGTGGCAGATAAGGTTAACGAGAAACTCAAGAAGATGGACGAGGTTCCGTACGAGGGTAAGCTGACAATGGCACATGCCGTGGAATACATATACAACGCAGCTGGAGTGGAGGAAGTGAAGAAGAGGGTGAGGAGACCCCTCACTGGCCTGAGGGTGGCCCCTTACTACGGCTGCCTCTACGCTAGGCCCAAACAGTTCCTAGGGACGGGTTACTCTCCCCTCAAGGACGATCCAGAGAGGCCTTACTTCATGGACGAGCTGCTCAGGGCCGTGGGGGCCGAGGTTGTGCAGTTCGAGGCTAAGACCACCTGTTGCGGAGGGCCTCACGTCTATTCCGACGCGGAGGTGGCGATGCATTTGGAAGCGAGGATACTCAAGGAGGCGAGGAGGAACGGCGCTGAGCTCTTGGTGACCGACTGTCCCCTGGGACATGTGGCCATAGAGACCAACATGGATAAGATAGCGAAGAAGTACGGGGAGGAGCTCAGGACCCCCCTTGCGTACTTCACGCAGCTCTTGGCGTTCGCCTTCGGCCACTCTCCAGGCGAGGTGCTCCTCACGGCTAACCTCACGGATCCCATGGCCGTCCTCAGGAGGTTCTTGTAG
- the gcvH gene encoding glycine cleavage system protein GcvH, whose amino-acid sequence MVVESNCEVPEDLYYYIEGKNTVWGKLEGDVMTVGITDVAQTMAGKLVKVRLKKKGVKVDRGRPVATMESGKWAGAVPSPVSGEIVEVNEEVEKSPSLVNQDPYGKGWLVKLKVLNREELKQLYTSSVAVDKVRGLIQSEKIQCKRVT is encoded by the coding sequence ATGGTAGTCGAGTCCAACTGCGAGGTCCCCGAGGACCTCTATTACTACATAGAGGGAAAGAACACGGTGTGGGGGAAACTTGAAGGGGACGTCATGACCGTTGGCATAACTGACGTCGCTCAGACCATGGCGGGGAAGCTAGTCAAGGTGAGGCTGAAGAAGAAGGGAGTGAAGGTGGACAGGGGTAGACCAGTAGCTACCATGGAGAGCGGGAAGTGGGCCGGTGCAGTTCCTTCACCAGTTAGCGGCGAGATAGTCGAGGTCAACGAGGAAGTGGAGAAGTCGCCGTCGCTGGTGAACCAAGACCCTTACGGAAAGGGATGGCTAGTCAAGTTGAAGGTGTTGAACAGGGAAGAGCTTAAGCAGCTCTACACCTCCTCTGTCGCAGTGGACAAGGTGAGGGGGCTCATACAGTCTGAGAAGATACAGTGTAAGAGGGTGACGTAG
- a CDS encoding lipoate--protein ligase family protein, whose translation MNWRFVSLPPQDGPHMITSFVAVADYVSKGGKNTFLTFTTSEPFVNVGVHQEIWLEVDMDFVRRRGLTVVRRDLGGGTVVITDGEQDFFVVVNAEEAPAAPSKLYQRYLAPVVEALRSYGLNATLRDQDIVVNGRKISGNGAMTRGNAVVVAGNVLMRLDLDVIAGAIRVPSEKFRDKMAKDMSQWLTSLERELGYLPTREDLVSRLKRAFEEAGVRFEDSPLTLEEVEEWNRLAEDKRAESWTFYRDNRHPSLRTERCVKISSAAVLCHVDHKGRKLVRLTARIVDGKLDEVSISGDFFVMSPQGFLDSLEDSLRGVDVKDVSKAVSDAFSKYSPKAFGLEEADVQVAFQKLLQSPEVREVT comes from the coding sequence GTGAACTGGAGATTCGTCTCTCTCCCGCCTCAAGACGGTCCCCACATGATCACCTCCTTTGTAGCCGTGGCCGACTACGTTTCCAAGGGAGGGAAAAACACGTTCTTGACCTTCACGACCTCGGAGCCCTTCGTAAATGTAGGAGTTCACCAGGAGATCTGGCTCGAGGTGGACATGGACTTCGTGAGGAGGAGGGGTCTCACCGTGGTTCGTAGGGACTTGGGCGGCGGGACAGTGGTCATAACGGACGGGGAACAGGACTTCTTCGTCGTAGTCAACGCTGAAGAAGCCCCAGCGGCGCCCTCCAAGCTATACCAACGCTACTTGGCGCCGGTGGTGGAGGCCCTCAGGTCCTACGGCCTCAACGCCACCCTGAGGGATCAGGACATAGTGGTGAACGGGAGGAAGATAAGTGGTAACGGCGCCATGACTCGCGGGAACGCCGTAGTCGTAGCGGGAAACGTCCTTATGAGGCTCGACTTGGACGTGATCGCTGGGGCGATTAGGGTTCCCAGCGAGAAGTTCAGGGACAAGATGGCTAAGGACATGTCCCAGTGGCTTACGAGCCTCGAGAGGGAGCTCGGCTATCTCCCCACAAGGGAGGACCTGGTGTCTAGGTTGAAGAGGGCGTTCGAGGAGGCGGGCGTGAGATTCGAGGACTCCCCCCTCACCTTGGAGGAGGTGGAGGAGTGGAACCGGCTCGCCGAGGATAAGCGGGCGGAGAGCTGGACCTTCTATAGGGACAACAGACACCCCTCGTTGAGGACCGAGAGGTGCGTGAAGATATCTTCCGCTGCAGTGCTGTGCCACGTGGACCACAAGGGGAGGAAACTCGTCAGGCTGACAGCTAGGATAGTGGACGGTAAGCTGGACGAGGTTTCGATCTCTGGCGATTTCTTCGTGATGTCCCCCCAAGGTTTCCTCGACTCCCTAGAGGACTCCCTGAGGGGAGTGGACGTGAAGGACGTTTCCAAGGCCGTCTCCGACGCCTTCAGCAAGTACTCGCCCAAGGCCTTCGGACTCGAGGAGGCCGACGTGCAGGTCGCCTTCCAGAAGCTACTTCAGTCTCCCGAGGTCAGGGAGGTGACTTAG